In Arthrobacter sp. CJ23, the genomic window GCGCCTGGGCTGGGGTGCCACGGGGTGGGTCGGGGTCAGCAGCTGCACGTTGGGGCCGATCTGGCAGTCTTCGCCGATGCTGATCGGGGCGACGTCCAGGGCCGTCAGGTTGTAGTTGATGAAGGTACGTGCGCCCACCGTGATGTATGTTCCGTAATCGACATATATCGGGGGCTTGATGTGCGCCTCGTAGCCCAGGGAGCCGAGGAGCTCGTCCAGAATGGACCGGGCAGCATCCGGGTCCTCGGCATAGGCGGCCGTGTACTTTGTCTGCAGCGAGACTGCGCGCTGTGATTCACGGGCGCTCTGGGGGTCGTCGGAGATGTAGGGGTCCCCGGCAAGCATGCGTTCCCGGTTGGTGCGCGGATCGCCGGCAAAGTAATCGGTCATGCGTACGATCGTACACATCCTTGGGGTGAAGAGAAAGGGAGCCCTTGCGCCGCCCTCGGGACCGCGTCGAGGCTAACGGGCCCGGTCGACGCGCCCTTCGTCCCAGACGGGCTCCTCGGACTCGTAGACCTTGCCGTCCGAGCCGAACACCAGGAAGCGGTCAAAGGACTTCGCGAACCAGCGGTCGTGCGTCACGGCCAGGACGGTTCCCTCGAAGGCGTCGATGGCGCGTTCCAGGGCCTCGCCGGAGTGCAGGTCCAGGTTGTCCGTGGGCTCGTCCAGGAGCAGGAGCGTGGCGCCGGAGAGCTGCAGCAGCAGGATCTGGAACCGCGCCTGCTGGCCGCCGGAGAGCGATTCGTACTTCTGTTCCGACTGCCCTGCCAGGCCGTAGGCATCGAGCGCGCCGGCCGCGGCCTCGCGGGCCAGGCCGGAGCGGTGCTCGTCGCCGCGGTGCAGGATTTCCAGCAGGGTGCGGCCCAGGAGGTCGGGGCGGACGTGCGTCTGCGCGAAGAAGCCGGGGCGGATGCGGGCGCCGAGTTTCACGGTGCCCTCGTGCGGCACTTCGGCGATGACGACGTCGGACACCGGCAGGTGCTCGCGTTCCGGGTCGGTACCGCCCGTGGCGAGCAGCCGCAGGAAGTGGCTCTTGCCGGAGCCGTTGGAGCCGAGCACGCCCACGCGGTCGCCGAACCAGATTTCCGTGGAGAACGGCTTCATCAGGCCCGTCAGTTCGAGCTTCTCGGCCACGACGGCGCGCTTGGCGGTGCGGCCGCCCTTGAGGCGCATGCGCACGTTCTGCTCGATTGGCAGGGCCTCGGGCGGGCCGGCTTCGAGGAACTTGGCCAGGCGCGTCTGGGCGGCCTGGTAGCGGTTGGCCATGTCGGAGCGGAATGCGGCCTTGTTCTTGTACATGTTGACGAGTTCCTTGAGCTTCACGTGCTCCTCGTCCCAGCGCTTGCGGAGCTCTTCGAAACGGGCGTTACGGTCCGCGCGGGCCTCCACATAGGAGCCGAAGCCGCCGCCGTGGATCCAGGCGCCGGCGCCGTTGATGCCCGGTTCAAGGGTGACAATGCGCCCGGCGGCGTTGTTCAGCAGCTCGCGGTCGTGGCTGATGAACAGCACGGTCTTCTTGGACTCGTTGAGCTTGGCTTCGAGCCAGCGCTTGCCGGGGACGTCCAGGTAGTTGTCCGGTTCGTCCAGGAGCAGGAGTTCGTCGGGGCCGGAGAAGAGGGCCTCGAGCACCAGCCGCTTCTGCTCGCCGCCGGACAGGGTGGACGCCCGGCGGTGCTGTGCCTTGTCGAAGGACAGTCCCAGCGCAGCCATGCAGACCTCGTCCCAGACGGTCTCGACGTCGTAACCGCCGGCGTCTCCCCAGTCCACGATCGCCTGGGCGTACTTCATCTGGGAGGGCTCGTCGTCATGCTCGAGCATGGCAAGCTCGGCGTCCTCCACTGCTTTCGCAGCCGCGGCGAGTCCGGGAGGGGCCGCAGAGACCAGGAGGTCCCGGACCGTGGACTCGTCCCGGACCTGGCCCACGAACTGGCGCATGATGCCCATGTTGCCGGAGCGGCCCACGGCGCCTTCATCCGGGACAAGATCGCCCGCGATGATCTTGAACAGGGTGGTCTTGCCGGTTCCGTTGGGTCCGATCAGCGCCGTCTTGGTGCCGTCCGGGACCTTGAAGGTCACGCCGTTGAGCAGCTGGGTGCCGTCGGAGAGGAAATAGTCAATGCCGGAAACGTCAATATGGGCCACCGGTCAATCTTCCCATGGCTTGCGGGAGGTTACTTTGCCGCCTGGGGCGGGCCGCCGCCGTCGGACCGGCCGCCGCCGTCGCGCCCTTCGCGCCGCGCGAACGCCGGGGCATGTTCGGGCCGCGGCCCGAAGGCGATCATGAGCGCAGGCAGCTTCCGAAACCCGGGCAGGTGCCGCGCGATGAACACGACGGGGCCTGGCGCAGCTGCCTGCTGCCCCCTCACGACCGAGCCAAAGACCACCTTGTGGAGCAAGAGCTGCATGTTCTGCAGGACCACCGTGGGGAACCAGCGGCGCTTCTGGACCGAAGCCAGCTCGGCCTCGCCCAGGGTCCCGAGGAGCAGCGGCCCGGCGATGCGCGTGGCCGCGGCCACGGCGTCCTGGATCGCCAAGTTGATTCCGACGCCGCCGGCGGGAGACATGGCATGGGCGGCGTCACCGAGCAGGAGCAGCCCGGGCTTGTGCCACCGGTTGATCCGGTTGAGCTTGACGTCCAGGAGGTGGAGATCGTCCATGGACTTGATCTCGTCCACCCTGTCCGCCAGGTCCGGCCGCAGCTTGGCCACGCGGGCCCGGAAGCTCTGCACCCCTTGGGCCCGCAGCTGTGGATCCAAGCCCTTCGCGGCAAGGTAGGCGATCTGGTAGTACTCCTTGCGGGTCAGGCTCAGCAGGATGTCGGACCCGGCGAAGCGCGGCACAATGGAGGCCACCGGCTCCTGTTCATCGTCGCGGCGGGGAAGCCGGAACCACCAGGCATCGAACGGCACCGGGAACTCCTGCGGAACCAGGCCGGCCTTCCCGCGGAGCACGGAGCCGCGGCCATCGCACGCCACGGTGAGCTCTGCACGGATCTCGCCGCTTCCGGTGGCCTCGCCGGACACCGCATCACGGGTGCGGTACGCCACCCCGGCGACCTTCCCGCCGGCGTCGTACAGCAGATCCGTGGCCTGGGTGTTCCTCCGGAGGGTGAACTGCGGCTCCTGCCGCGCGGCGTCCACCAGGAAGTTCAGGAGGTCCCATTGCGGCACCATGGCCACGTAGTTGTAGGGCGGCTTGAGGAGGCCAAAATCGGCGAGGGTGACTTCTCCACTGCCCGTTGGAAGCCGGAAGTTGCCGAGTTTGCTCTGCGGGAGCTTGCGGAAGCCCTCACCGAGGCCGAGTTCGTCCAGCAGCCTGATGGTGGAGGCGTGGACGGTGTCGCCGCGGAAATCGCGCAGGAAGTCGGCGTGCTTTTCGAGGACGGTGACGCCGACGCCGGCGCGCGCCAGCAGGAGTCCGAGCATCACGCCCGCGGGGCCGCCGCCGGCGATGACGCAGCTGGTGCTTTCAGCCTGGTCCATGGTTCCCCTCCCAGCCCGGTTCGATGATTCCCTTCAGGGTCGATGCTGCCCCACATCGTGTGTGAAGGGAACCATGGAATCGGCGGCCGGTCAGGCCAGGGTGAGCAGCTCCGGCCGGCGGCCGGCCCACGGGAGGACGGCCTCGACGGCGGCACCCACCGTGAACACGGTGGCGTCGTCGAAGGGGTGCCCCACGATCTGGACGCCTGTGGGGATGCCGCACCCGGCCATGCCGCTGGGCACGGCCAGAACAGGGCAGCGGTTGGCGATGTTGAACGGGGCCGTCA contains:
- a CDS encoding sugar O-acetyltransferase, which gives rise to MTDYFAGDPRTNRERMLAGDPYISDDPQSARESQRAVSLQTKYTAAYAEDPDAARSILDELLGSLGYEAHIKPPIYVDYGTYITVGARTFINYNLTALDVAPISIGEDCQIGPNVQLLTPTHPVAPQPRRDRLEAAEPITIGDNVWLGGGAIVLPGVTIGSNSVIGAGSVVTKDIPANSLAVGNPARVIREI
- a CDS encoding ABC-F family ATP-binding cassette domain-containing protein produces the protein MAHIDVSGIDYFLSDGTQLLNGVTFKVPDGTKTALIGPNGTGKTTLFKIIAGDLVPDEGAVGRSGNMGIMRQFVGQVRDESTVRDLLVSAAPPGLAAAAKAVEDAELAMLEHDDEPSQMKYAQAIVDWGDAGGYDVETVWDEVCMAALGLSFDKAQHRRASTLSGGEQKRLVLEALFSGPDELLLLDEPDNYLDVPGKRWLEAKLNESKKTVLFISHDRELLNNAAGRIVTLEPGINGAGAWIHGGGFGSYVEARADRNARFEELRKRWDEEHVKLKELVNMYKNKAAFRSDMANRYQAAQTRLAKFLEAGPPEALPIEQNVRMRLKGGRTAKRAVVAEKLELTGLMKPFSTEIWFGDRVGVLGSNGSGKSHFLRLLATGGTDPEREHLPVSDVVIAEVPHEGTVKLGARIRPGFFAQTHVRPDLLGRTLLEILHRGDEHRSGLAREAAAGALDAYGLAGQSEQKYESLSGGQQARFQILLLQLSGATLLLLDEPTDNLDLHSGEALERAIDAFEGTVLAVTHDRWFAKSFDRFLVFGSDGKVYESEEPVWDEGRVDRAR
- a CDS encoding FAD-dependent oxidoreductase, translated to MDQAESTSCVIAGGGPAGVMLGLLLARAGVGVTVLEKHADFLRDFRGDTVHASTIRLLDELGLGEGFRKLPQSKLGNFRLPTGSGEVTLADFGLLKPPYNYVAMVPQWDLLNFLVDAARQEPQFTLRRNTQATDLLYDAGGKVAGVAYRTRDAVSGEATGSGEIRAELTVACDGRGSVLRGKAGLVPQEFPVPFDAWWFRLPRRDDEQEPVASIVPRFAGSDILLSLTRKEYYQIAYLAAKGLDPQLRAQGVQSFRARVAKLRPDLADRVDEIKSMDDLHLLDVKLNRINRWHKPGLLLLGDAAHAMSPAGGVGINLAIQDAVAAATRIAGPLLLGTLGEAELASVQKRRWFPTVVLQNMQLLLHKVVFGSVVRGQQAAAPGPVVFIARHLPGFRKLPALMIAFGPRPEHAPAFARREGRDGGGRSDGGGPPQAAK